A single genomic interval of Streptomyces sp. BA2 harbors:
- a CDS encoding zinc finger domain-containing protein codes for MNRREVAALLAYAVKLDPRSAPADQGAAAEVLDQWADLLADVAATAEHPGGRHWDASQVVRHHIATSPYPIKPADVSRPWWTFKRDILDRHTDPTPQADPDDPASYRAELLGTRHAVATGAVPATTYRELTGGPAPDVAAHIARIGEMPHHLREQLAEHGIGARRVRFPELAVDCPRTNCRARKGMPCKRPSGAELRSHTHDQRQTAYAALTPEQAA; via the coding sequence GTGAACCGCCGAGAAGTCGCCGCCCTGCTCGCCTACGCCGTGAAGCTCGACCCGCGCAGCGCGCCCGCCGACCAGGGCGCCGCCGCCGAAGTCCTCGACCAGTGGGCCGACCTGCTCGCCGACGTCGCGGCCACCGCCGAGCACCCAGGCGGACGCCACTGGGACGCCTCACAGGTCGTACGCCACCACATCGCCACGTCGCCCTACCCAATCAAGCCCGCCGACGTCTCGCGCCCCTGGTGGACGTTCAAGCGCGACATCCTCGACCGGCACACCGACCCCACCCCGCAGGCCGACCCGGACGACCCAGCGTCCTACCGGGCCGAACTGCTCGGCACCCGGCACGCCGTCGCCACCGGCGCGGTGCCCGCCACCACCTATCGCGAACTGACCGGCGGGCCCGCTCCCGACGTCGCCGCCCATATCGCCCGCATCGGCGAGATGCCCCACCACCTTCGCGAGCAGCTCGCCGAGCACGGCATCGGCGCCCGCCGCGTGCGCTTTCCCGAACTGGCCGTCGACTGCCCGCGCACCAACTGCCGGGCACGCAAGGGCATGCCGTGCAAGCGCCCGTCCGGCGCCGAACTCCGCAGCCACACCCACGACCAGCGGCAGACCGCCTATGCCGCCCTCACCCCGGAGCAGGCCGCATGA
- a CDS encoding zinc finger domain-containing protein: protein MPPRTHPAPDVDDAPALHLPAISVACPTCGSQPDALCTSHSGTRPRRHDVHRARTAAHAQR from the coding sequence ATGCCGCCTCGCACCCACCCCGCCCCGGACGTTGACGACGCCCCCGCGCTGCACCTGCCCGCGATCAGCGTCGCGTGCCCGACGTGCGGCTCACAGCCCGACGCCCTGTGCACCTCGCACAGCGGCACCCGCCCGCGCCGACACGACGTGCACCGCGCCCGTACCGCCGCCCACGCGCAGCGATGA
- the ssb gene encoding single-stranded DNA-binding protein, protein MSGETTITMTGNVVNDPELRFTPGGAAVANFRLASTPRKFNKQSNAWEDGESLFLGVAVWRQQAEHVAESVQRGMRVTVTGYLTQRQYEAADGSKRSSYEIQAEEVAPSLLRATAVVTKANSNTLGASRQPQQGYGSQQTQGYGQPATADQWSTRGRNDEPPF, encoded by the coding sequence ATGTCCGGCGAGACCACCATCACCATGACCGGCAACGTCGTAAACGATCCCGAGTTGCGATTCACCCCCGGCGGCGCCGCCGTCGCGAACTTCCGCCTTGCCAGCACGCCCCGCAAGTTCAACAAGCAGTCCAACGCGTGGGAGGACGGCGAGTCCCTGTTCCTCGGCGTGGCCGTATGGCGCCAGCAGGCCGAGCACGTCGCCGAGTCCGTACAACGCGGCATGCGCGTGACCGTCACCGGCTACCTCACCCAACGCCAGTACGAGGCCGCGGACGGTTCCAAGCGCAGCAGCTACGAAATTCAGGCCGAGGAAGTCGCCCCCTCGCTGCTCCGCGCAACCGCCGTCGTGACCAAGGCCAACAGCAACACTCTGGGCGCCTCGCGGCAGCCCCAACAGGGGTACGGCAGCCAGCAGACCCAGGGCTACGGCCAGCCGGCCACCGCCGATCAGTGGTCGACCCGCGGACGCAACGACGAGCCCCCGTTCTGA
- a CDS encoding HNH endonuclease, translated as MERPTPAQRFAAKVDTTGPWSLRRNCPGPCHLWDSSLNNKGYGTFWNGRTVKAHRFAYEQAHGPIPDGLEVDHQCRRRDCVNPGHLRAITHRENILASSNHVAARAAVTHCPANHAYDEANTYRAPDNTRKCRACKNARSRAARAAQRDARLAPVAPLRPRTTPTLERAA; from the coding sequence GTGGAACGGCCCACCCCCGCACAGCGGTTCGCCGCCAAGGTGGACACCACCGGCCCTTGGTCGCTCCGCCGCAACTGCCCAGGCCCGTGCCACCTGTGGGACAGCAGCCTCAACAACAAGGGCTACGGCACGTTCTGGAACGGCCGCACCGTCAAAGCCCACCGCTTCGCATACGAACAGGCCCACGGCCCGATACCCGACGGCCTCGAAGTCGACCACCAATGCCGCCGCCGCGACTGCGTGAACCCCGGCCACCTCCGCGCCATCACGCACCGCGAGAACATCCTCGCCAGCTCGAACCACGTCGCCGCCCGCGCCGCCGTCACGCACTGCCCCGCCAACCACGCCTACGACGAGGCGAACACCTACCGGGCGCCCGACAACACCCGGAAGTGCCGCGCGTGCAAGAACGCCCGCTCGCGCGCCGCCCGTGCCGCCCAGCGCGACGCCCGCCTCGCCCCCGTCGCTCCGCTCCGCCCCCGCACCACTCCCACCCTCGAAAGGGCCGCCTAG
- a CDS encoding mucin-2, translating to MTWFKVDDTAYGHPKMLKAGNAALGLWTRAGAYAAQHLTEGLVPGVVAQLYGTAPQTRKLVSAGLWHTHGHTCPRCTQPPVGDYVMHDFLIYNPTRATVEDSRAKAAGRQQRAREKAAEQRHQERNRADSSANRPRIDDDSSPENRERHTNQIAFPDDIAGQAGTSQRDGMGPSRSPRPDPSPTTSYGGSNPPTPRRGEQGPAAEMFTAWWAKYGRGTAQGKASIRRAVEEALGNGIAPPELWAALDRLGATSKPVTGGTLQFALADIRKDPAPGADVIPLAAARPGRVQRAADLFAAALDDPQEQAQ from the coding sequence GTGACTTGGTTCAAGGTCGACGACACGGCGTACGGCCACCCCAAGATGCTCAAAGCCGGAAACGCCGCGCTCGGTCTGTGGACACGCGCAGGCGCCTACGCCGCCCAGCACCTCACCGAGGGCCTGGTGCCCGGCGTGGTCGCCCAGCTCTACGGCACCGCCCCGCAGACCCGAAAGCTGGTCTCCGCCGGCCTGTGGCACACCCACGGCCACACCTGCCCCCGATGCACACAGCCGCCCGTCGGCGACTACGTGATGCACGACTTCCTGATCTACAACCCCACCCGCGCGACCGTCGAGGACAGCCGCGCCAAGGCCGCCGGACGCCAGCAGCGGGCCCGCGAGAAGGCCGCCGAGCAGCGGCACCAGGAACGTAATCGCGCTGATTCGTCGGCGAACCGCCCGCGAATCGATGACGATTCATCGCCGGAAAACCGCGAACGCCACACGAATCAGATCGCGTTTCCGGACGACATCGCAGGTCAGGCCGGTACGTCACAGCGTGACGGTATGGGCCCGTCACGCTCCCCCCGACCCGACCCGTCCCCTACTACCTCCTACGGAGGTAGTAACCCCCCTACCCCCCGCCGGGGGGAGCAGGGGCCCGCGGCCGAGATGTTCACCGCGTGGTGGGCCAAGTACGGCCGCGGCACGGCGCAGGGCAAGGCCAGCATCCGCCGCGCCGTCGAGGAGGCCCTCGGCAACGGCATCGCCCCGCCCGAACTGTGGGCCGCCCTCGACCGACTCGGCGCCACATCGAAGCCCGTCACCGGCGGCACCCTGCAATTCGCCCTCGCCGACATCCGCAAGGACCCCGCGCCCGGCGCCGACGTGATCCCCCTCGCCGCCGCCCGCCCCGGCCGCGTGCAGCGCGCCGCGGACCTCTTCGCCGCCGCGCTCGACGACCCCCAGGAGCAGGCCCAGTGA